A genomic window from Streptococcus sanguinis includes:
- a CDS encoding class I SAM-dependent methyltransferase, whose product MTKMYFAENPDAKHDIHELNVELLGQRLTFLTDAGVFSKKMIDYGSRVLLSVLDFEAGERVLDVGCGYGPLGLSLVKAYGVAATMVDINQRALDLAQQNAERNQVSAHIFQSNVYEKVSGIFDHIISNPPIRAGKQVVHEVINGSYEHLTEGGDLTLVIQKKQGAPSAKSKMEDVFGNCEIVKKDKGYYILRSEK is encoded by the coding sequence ATGACTAAAATGTATTTTGCAGAAAATCCTGATGCCAAACACGATATTCATGAATTAAATGTGGAACTGTTAGGACAGCGGCTGACTTTTTTGACAGATGCTGGTGTCTTCAGTAAAAAGATGATTGATTATGGCAGTCGGGTTCTTTTGTCTGTCTTGGACTTTGAAGCTGGAGAACGGGTCTTGGATGTTGGCTGCGGTTATGGCCCTTTAGGTTTGAGCTTAGTCAAAGCGTACGGAGTGGCTGCGACCATGGTAGATATCAACCAGCGGGCCTTGGACTTAGCTCAGCAGAATGCTGAGAGGAATCAGGTATCTGCTCATATCTTCCAGTCAAATGTTTATGAAAAGGTCAGCGGCATTTTCGACCATATTATCAGTAATCCGCCAATACGTGCTGGTAAGCAAGTCGTGCACGAAGTCATCAACGGAAGCTATGAGCATTTGACAGAAGGTGGAGATTTGACCCTTGTGATTCAGAAAAAGCAGGGAGCACCCAGCGCCAAGTCAAAGATGGAAGATGTTTTTGGAAACTGTGAGATTGTCAAGAAGGACAAAGGCTATTATATATTAAGGAGTGAAAAATAA
- a CDS encoding BMP family ABC transporter substrate-binding protein gives MNKKQWLGLGLVTVAAIGLAACGNRASRSDSSDAKTDLKVAIVTDTGGVDDKSFNQSAWEGLQAWGKENGLSKDNGYTYYQSTDESQYANNLNQAATDGYKLVFGIGFALRDAVESAAKDNTEINYVIVDDVIEGQKNVASAVFADNEAAYLAGVAAAKTTKTKQVGFVGGIEGTVLTRFEKGFEAGVKSVDPSIKVQVDYAGSFGDAAKGKTIAAAQYAAGADVVYQVAGGTGAGVFNEAKSINETRNEEDKVWVIGVDRDQTDEGKFKSKDGKESNFVLASSLKQVGKTVQDIANQTAKGNFPGGKTTTFGLKDGGVDLTTTNLSEDAKKAVEEAKAKILDGSITVPDK, from the coding sequence ATGAACAAAAAACAATGGCTAGGTCTTGGTCTAGTAACTGTTGCAGCAATCGGACTTGCTGCATGTGGAAACCGTGCTTCTCGCTCAGATTCTTCAGATGCGAAAACTGACTTGAAAGTTGCTATCGTAACAGATACTGGCGGTGTTGATGATAAATCATTTAACCAGTCAGCTTGGGAAGGTTTGCAAGCTTGGGGTAAAGAAAACGGTCTTTCAAAAGATAATGGTTACACTTACTACCAATCTACCGATGAGTCTCAATACGCAAACAACCTGAATCAAGCTGCTACAGATGGTTACAAGCTAGTATTTGGTATCGGATTTGCCCTTCGTGATGCGGTTGAATCTGCTGCCAAAGATAACACAGAAATCAATTATGTTATTGTCGATGATGTTATCGAAGGACAAAAGAATGTTGCTTCAGCTGTCTTTGCTGACAATGAAGCTGCATACCTTGCTGGTGTTGCTGCTGCAAAAACTACTAAGACAAAACAAGTTGGTTTCGTAGGTGGTATAGAAGGCACAGTTCTCACACGTTTTGAAAAAGGTTTCGAAGCAGGAGTAAAATCAGTTGACCCATCTATCAAGGTTCAAGTGGACTATGCTGGTTCATTCGGTGATGCAGCCAAAGGTAAGACAATTGCTGCTGCACAATACGCTGCAGGCGCAGATGTGGTTTACCAAGTTGCTGGCGGAACTGGTGCTGGAGTATTTAACGAAGCTAAATCAATCAACGAAACAAGAAATGAAGAAGATAAAGTTTGGGTAATTGGTGTTGACCGTGACCAAACTGACGAAGGTAAATTTAAGTCTAAGGATGGTAAAGAGTCTAACTTTGTTTTGGCATCAAGCTTGAAACAAGTTGGTAAGACTGTCCAAGACATCGCTAACCAAACTGCTAAAGGTAACTTCCCAGGTGGTAAAACTACAACCTTCGGTCTGAAAGACGGTGGAGTTGACTTGACAACTACAAACCTATCAGAAGATGCGAAAAAGGCTGTTGAAGAAGCGAAAGCAAAAATCCTTGACGGCAGCATCACTGTTCCTGACAAATAA
- the deoC gene encoding deoxyribose-phosphate aldolase, which produces MKLNKYIDHTLLKPEASKEQVLKLIEEAKVYDFASICVNPTWIEFAAEQLKGSDVKVCVPIGFPLGANTSDVKAFETKDAIQKGAGEVDMVINVGALKSKDYDLVERDIRAVVEAAKGTLVKVILEACLLTDEEKVKACQLAQKAGADFVKTSTGFSTGGATVEDVALMRKTVGPDMGVKASGGARSYEDAQAFIEAGATRIGTSAGVAIMKGEEASGDY; this is translated from the coding sequence ATGAAGCTAAACAAATATATAGACCATACGCTTTTAAAACCGGAAGCGTCAAAAGAGCAGGTTCTGAAATTAATTGAAGAAGCAAAAGTTTATGATTTTGCCAGTATCTGTGTCAATCCAACCTGGATAGAGTTTGCTGCTGAGCAGCTGAAAGGTTCAGATGTCAAGGTTTGTGTGCCAATTGGTTTTCCTTTAGGCGCCAACACTTCCGATGTAAAGGCCTTTGAAACGAAGGACGCCATCCAAAAGGGTGCTGGCGAAGTGGATATGGTCATCAATGTCGGTGCTCTGAAATCAAAAGATTATGATTTGGTAGAGCGAGATATCCGTGCGGTTGTAGAAGCTGCTAAAGGTACCTTAGTCAAGGTGATTCTGGAAGCTTGCCTGCTGACAGATGAGGAAAAGGTTAAGGCTTGCCAACTGGCTCAGAAAGCTGGAGCTGATTTTGTTAAGACCTCTACAGGATTTTCAACTGGCGGTGCGACGGTCGAAGATGTCGCACTCATGAGAAAAACAGTTGGTCCAGACATGGGGGTCAAGGCTTCTGGCGGTGCTCGTTCTTACGAAGATGCTCAGGCCTTTATTGAAGCTGGTGCGACTCGGATCGGAACTTCGGCTGGTGTGGCTATTATGAAGGGAGAAGAAGCTAGTGGCGACTACTGA
- a CDS encoding ABC transporter ATP-binding protein: MTHENVIEMREITKIFGEFVANDKINLELRKGEIHALLGENGAGKSTLMNMLAGLLEPTSGEIVVNGKSVKLDSPSKAASLGIGMVHQHFMLVEAFTVAENIILGSEITKNGVLDLKGATKEIKELSKKYGLAVDPSAKVEDISVGAQQRVEILKTLYRGADILIFDEPTAVLTPAEIDELMKIMKNLVKEGKSIILITHKLDEIRAVSDRVTVIRRGKSIETVEIAGATNQDLAEMMVGRAVSFKTEKEPANPQETVLSIKDLVVEENRGVPAVKGLSLDVRAGEIVGIAGIDGNGQTELIQAITGLRKTSSGEITIKNQSVIGKQPRQITEMKVSHVPEDRHRDGLVLAMSISENIALQTYYKEPLSKNGILNYGKIYSYARKLMDEFDVRAASEYVPASALSGGNQQKAIIAREVDRDPDLLIVSQPTRGLDVGAIEYIHKRLIEARTQGKAVLVVSFELDEILNVSDRIAVIHDGKIQGIVNPEETNKQELGILMAGGKIQKGASNV; the protein is encoded by the coding sequence ATGACACATGAAAATGTCATTGAAATGCGAGAAATTACCAAAATTTTTGGTGAATTTGTAGCCAATGATAAAATCAATTTGGAACTCAGAAAAGGTGAAATTCACGCTCTTTTGGGAGAAAATGGTGCCGGAAAGTCAACCTTGATGAATATGCTGGCTGGCCTGCTTGAACCGACCAGCGGTGAGATTGTAGTGAATGGAAAGTCAGTTAAACTGGACTCTCCATCAAAGGCGGCCTCGCTTGGTATCGGGATGGTGCACCAGCACTTTATGCTTGTTGAAGCATTTACTGTTGCTGAAAATATCATCCTTGGAAGTGAAATCACAAAAAATGGTGTGTTGGACTTGAAAGGTGCGACTAAAGAAATCAAGGAACTTTCTAAGAAATACGGTTTGGCAGTTGATCCATCTGCTAAGGTTGAAGATATTTCTGTCGGTGCTCAGCAGCGGGTTGAAATCCTCAAGACTCTTTATCGTGGGGCAGATATTCTCATTTTTGACGAGCCAACAGCCGTTCTGACGCCAGCTGAGATTGATGAATTGATGAAAATCATGAAGAACCTCGTCAAAGAAGGAAAATCTATCATTCTCATCACTCACAAGCTGGATGAGATTCGGGCAGTTTCTGATCGCGTAACGGTTATTCGTCGCGGAAAATCTATTGAAACAGTTGAAATCGCTGGTGCTACTAACCAAGATTTGGCTGAAATGATGGTGGGACGGGCTGTTTCCTTCAAGACTGAGAAAGAGCCTGCTAATCCTCAAGAAACTGTTCTGTCAATCAAGGATCTTGTTGTTGAAGAAAACCGTGGTGTTCCAGCTGTTAAGGGACTTTCTCTTGATGTCCGTGCTGGTGAGATTGTTGGTATTGCTGGGATTGACGGCAATGGTCAGACCGAGCTGATTCAGGCTATTACTGGACTTAGAAAAACAAGCTCTGGCGAGATTACAATTAAGAACCAGTCTGTTATTGGCAAGCAGCCACGGCAAATTACTGAAATGAAAGTCAGCCACGTTCCTGAAGACCGCCACCGTGACGGTTTGGTTTTGGCAATGTCTATTTCTGAAAACATTGCTCTGCAGACTTATTATAAAGAACCGCTCAGTAAAAACGGAATCTTGAACTATGGTAAAATTTATTCTTACGCTCGTAAGTTGATGGATGAGTTTGATGTTCGAGCGGCCAGCGAATATGTACCTGCTTCAGCACTTTCAGGGGGAAATCAGCAGAAAGCTATCATTGCACGGGAAGTAGACCGTGATCCAGACCTTCTGATTGTCAGTCAGCCAACTCGTGGACTTGATGTGGGAGCTATTGAATACATTCATAAACGCTTGATTGAAGCGCGGACTCAAGGAAAGGCTGTCCTCGTTGTTAGCTTCGAGCTAGACGAAATCCTCAATGTTTCTGATAGAATCGCAGTTATCCATGATGGTAAGATTCAGGGGATTGTAAATCCAGAGGAAACTAATAAGCAAGAACTTGGTATTCTCATGGCCGGTGGTAAGATTCAGAAGGGAGCTTCAAATGTCTAA
- a CDS encoding 30S ribosomal protein S20, translating into MANIKSAIKRAELNVKHNEKNSAQKSAMRTAIKAFEANPSEELFRAASSAIDKAETKGLIHKNKASRDKARLSAKLAK; encoded by the coding sequence TTGGCAAACATTAAATCAGCTATCAAACGCGCTGAATTGAACGTGAAACATAACGAAAAAAACTCAGCTCAAAAGTCAGCTATGCGTACTGCAATCAAAGCATTTGAAGCAAACCCATCTGAAGAACTTTTCCGTGCTGCTAGCTCAGCTATCGATAAAGCAGAAACAAAAGGTTTGATCCACAAAAACAAAGCAAGCCGCGATAAAGCACGCCTTTCAGCTAAACTTGCTAAATAA
- a CDS encoding cytidine deaminase: MATTELIDLAVQASKNAYVPYSHFPIGAVLVAKDGRVFTGVNVENASFGLTNCGERTAIFKAVSEGALDFEELIVYGETDKPISPCGACRQVMAEFFDEDLKVTLVAKDKSTVVMTVKELLPYSFTDLT; the protein is encoded by the coding sequence GTGGCGACTACTGAGTTGATTGACTTGGCTGTTCAAGCCAGCAAAAATGCTTATGTTCCCTATTCTCATTTCCCGATTGGAGCGGTTTTGGTCGCTAAAGACGGACGGGTATTTACCGGCGTTAACGTTGAAAATGCTAGTTTTGGCTTGACCAACTGCGGAGAGCGGACAGCTATATTTAAGGCAGTTTCAGAAGGAGCGTTAGACTTCGAGGAGTTGATTGTCTATGGTGAGACGGACAAACCCATTTCCCCCTGTGGTGCCTGCCGCCAAGTAATGGCAGAATTTTTTGATGAGGATCTAAAAGTGACCTTGGTCGCTAAAGATAAATCGACGGTCGTGATGACGGTCAAGGAATTACTTCCATATTCTTTTACAGATTTAACATAA
- a CDS encoding TetR/AcrR family transcriptional regulator, translating into MSEKKISEKSLANLKKYNQESNQITRESLEISLMQLLEKKELKKITISELVERAGVSRAAFYRNYSSKEQILEEIFKNTVQGITDKLEEFNFKTEMYQIWLFLFKEAKKEARVISLAIDYNFEKLLTQAVFDFLEKRNRNAKKMTNSYMNSFWSSAVVSVLSKWIKDGMKVPAEKIASLGLPLFPQKKKIK; encoded by the coding sequence ATGTCGGAAAAGAAAATATCGGAAAAGTCACTCGCGAATTTAAAGAAATACAATCAGGAATCCAATCAAATCACGAGAGAGTCTCTGGAAATCTCTCTCATGCAGCTATTGGAGAAGAAAGAACTCAAAAAGATCACGATTTCAGAGCTGGTTGAGCGAGCTGGAGTTTCCCGCGCTGCATTTTACCGCAATTATAGCTCTAAGGAGCAGATTCTAGAAGAGATTTTTAAAAACACTGTTCAAGGTATTACGGATAAATTGGAAGAGTTTAACTTCAAAACGGAGATGTACCAAATCTGGCTTTTTCTTTTTAAGGAAGCCAAGAAAGAAGCTCGGGTTATCAGTCTAGCCATTGACTATAATTTTGAAAAGTTACTGACTCAGGCCGTATTTGACTTTTTGGAAAAGCGCAATCGTAATGCTAAGAAAATGACTAACTCTTATATGAATTCCTTCTGGAGTTCGGCAGTTGTTTCTGTTCTCTCCAAGTGGATTAAGGACGGTATGAAGGTTCCAGCTGAAAAAATAGCTTCTTTAGGCCTGCCTCTTTTCCCACAGAAAAAGAAAATCAAATAA
- a CDS encoding pyrimidine-nucleoside phosphorylase, which yields MRAVDIIQKKRDGLELTSVEIQWLIEGYVDGTVPDYQMAAFAMAVFFKGMTTREISDLTMTMVGTGEQFDLSEIAGIKVDKHSTGGVGDKVTLVLVPLVASFGVPVAKMSGRGLGHTGGTIDKLESIKGFQVERSQEDFIKQVQEIGLSVIGQSDQLVLADKLLYALRDVTATVDTIPLIASSVMSKKIAAGADSILLDVTVGEGAFMKNIEDARVLARTMVDLGKAVGRKTVAVLTDMSQPLGTSIGNRLEILEALNILQGKGREDITTFICELAQIMLGLADVEKTVEEVREQLTNGAALKQFEAMVAAQGGDLEDLYRPSSAAHVLEVRTEQAGYITELPAMEFGLFAMRLGAGRAVKSDDLDYETGIVFEKKVGDKVEIGEVFAKIYSNEKISQELVTEFQKNVKIGNESVAVNEIIEVIS from the coding sequence ATGCGTGCAGTTGATATTATCCAAAAGAAGAGAGACGGTTTGGAGCTGACCAGTGTGGAAATTCAGTGGCTGATTGAGGGGTATGTGGACGGGACGGTGCCTGACTATCAGATGGCAGCCTTTGCGATGGCTGTCTTTTTTAAGGGCATGACAACTCGGGAAATTTCAGACTTAACCATGACAATGGTTGGAACTGGTGAGCAGTTTGACCTGTCAGAAATCGCAGGTATAAAAGTAGACAAACATTCCACCGGAGGAGTGGGAGATAAAGTAACTTTGGTCTTAGTACCTTTGGTGGCTAGCTTTGGTGTGCCCGTTGCAAAAATGAGCGGCCGCGGGCTGGGCCATACTGGAGGAACCATTGATAAATTGGAATCCATTAAAGGCTTTCAGGTAGAGCGCAGTCAGGAAGACTTTATCAAGCAGGTGCAGGAAATCGGCTTGTCAGTAATCGGGCAGTCAGATCAGTTGGTTTTGGCGGATAAGCTACTTTATGCCTTGCGAGATGTAACTGCAACTGTTGATACGATTCCGCTGATAGCGAGCTCTGTCATGAGTAAGAAGATTGCTGCTGGTGCCGATAGCATCCTTCTGGATGTCACGGTCGGTGAAGGCGCCTTTATGAAAAATATAGAGGATGCTCGTGTGTTAGCACGCACTATGGTGGATTTGGGCAAGGCTGTCGGCAGAAAAACAGTTGCTGTCTTGACAGATATGAGTCAGCCTTTGGGAACCAGCATCGGCAATCGTCTGGAAATTTTGGAAGCCTTGAATATCTTGCAGGGCAAGGGCCGTGAGGATATCACAACATTTATTTGTGAGTTGGCTCAGATTATGCTCGGACTGGCAGATGTTGAGAAAACGGTGGAAGAAGTGAGAGAACAGCTGACCAACGGTGCTGCCTTGAAGCAATTTGAAGCAATGGTTGCAGCCCAGGGTGGCGACTTGGAAGACCTCTATCGTCCATCAAGTGCAGCTCATGTTTTAGAAGTAAGGACTGAACAGGCAGGTTATATCACTGAACTACCTGCCATGGAATTCGGCCTCTTTGCTATGAGACTTGGAGCAGGACGGGCAGTTAAATCTGACGACTTGGATTATGAAACAGGAATTGTTTTTGAAAAGAAGGTCGGAGACAAGGTCGAAATTGGAGAAGTTTTCGCAAAAATTTATTCAAATGAAAAAATTTCTCAAGAACTAGTTACAGAATTTCAAAAAAATGTTAAAATAGGTAATGAAAGCGTTGCAGTAAACGAGATTATTGAGGTAATTTCTTAA
- a CDS encoding type I pantothenate kinase — protein MTNEFLHFEKISRHTWQNLHRKTTPPLTQAELNSIKSFNDKISLQDVTDIYLPLTNLIQIYKRSKEDLAFSKGIFLQKESRKQPFIIGVSGSVAVGKSTTSRLLQILLSRTFSNATVELVTTDGFLFPNKTLEDHGILNRKGFPESYNMELLLSFLDSIKNGQDFQIPVYSHETYDIVPQEMQEVKAADFVIVEGINVFQNPQNERLYMTDFFDFSIYVDAEVENIENWYLDRFKKMLTLAENDPKNYYHRFTTQAEEEVVAFAHNVWKSINLVNLLDYIEPTRNRAEIILHKAGNHEIDEIYLKK, from the coding sequence ATGACTAACGAATTTCTTCATTTTGAAAAAATCAGCCGCCATACATGGCAAAACCTGCATCGCAAAACAACTCCACCCCTGACTCAGGCTGAACTTAACTCTATCAAGAGTTTCAATGACAAGATTAGCCTGCAGGACGTGACGGACATTTACCTGCCCTTGACCAACCTCATTCAGATTTATAAACGTTCTAAAGAAGACTTGGCTTTTTCCAAGGGGATTTTTCTACAAAAGGAAAGCCGGAAACAGCCCTTTATCATCGGAGTTTCTGGCAGTGTGGCCGTTGGGAAATCCACCACCAGCCGGTTGCTGCAGATTTTACTTTCTCGGACTTTTTCAAATGCGACAGTCGAGTTAGTCACGACAGACGGTTTCTTATTTCCGAATAAAACCTTGGAAGACCATGGAATCTTAAACCGCAAAGGTTTCCCAGAAAGCTATAATATGGAGCTGCTTCTTTCCTTTCTGGATAGCATAAAAAACGGTCAGGATTTCCAAATTCCAGTATACTCGCATGAAACTTATGATATCGTCCCTCAAGAAATGCAAGAGGTAAAGGCTGCTGACTTTGTTATTGTCGAAGGCATCAATGTTTTCCAGAATCCTCAGAACGAGCGCCTATATATGACAGACTTTTTTGACTTTTCTATCTATGTTGATGCTGAAGTTGAAAACATTGAAAACTGGTATCTAGATCGCTTTAAAAAAATGCTGACGCTGGCTGAAAACGACCCCAAAAACTACTATCACCGCTTCACCACTCAAGCAGAAGAGGAAGTGGTAGCTTTCGCCCATAATGTCTGGAAAAGCATTAACCTTGTCAACCTGCTAGACTACATTGAGCCAACCCGGAATCGGGCAGAAATTATCCTGCACAAAGCCGGAAATCATGAAATTGATGAAATTTACTTAAAAAAATAA